Below is a window of Burkholderia cepacia DNA.
AGCGTGATGATCAGCAGCGAGAAGAACAGCGCGGGCCCGACTTCCGCCGCCGACGCCGCAACGAGCTCCCAGCGGCGCGCGACCGTGAGCGGTTCGCCCGGATGCGCGTGGTCGTACGCTTCCAGATGCTTGTGCGCGTTCTCGATCATCACGATCGCCGCGTCGATCATCGCGCCGATCGCGATCGCGATCCCCCCGAGCGACATCAGGTTCGCGTTCACGCCCTGGTAGCGCATCACGATGAACGCGGCCAGCACGCCGAGCGGCAGCGACAGGATCGCGACGAACGCGCTGCGCAGATGGAACAGGAACACCGCGCAGACGATCCCGACGATGACGAATTCCTCGATCAGCTTGTCCTTCAGGTTGCCGACCGCGCGCTCGATCAGTTGCGAACGATCGTAGGTCGTGACGATCTCGACGCCGGGCGGCAGCGAACGCTTCAGGCCGGCGAGCTTCGCCTTCACCGCATCGATCGTCGTCAGTGCGTTCTTGCCCGAGCGCATCACGACGACGCCGCCCGCCACCTCGCCCTGCCCGTTCAATTCGGCGATCCCGCGTCGCATCGCCGGGCCGACCTGGATGCGCGCGACGTCGCCGAGCAGCACGGGCGTACCCGCGTCGTCGGTGCGCAGCACGACATGGCGGAAGTCATCGAGCGTGCGCAGGTAGCCGGACGAACGCACCATGTACTCCGACTCGGCCAGCTCGACGACCGAGCCGCCGGATTCCTGGTTGGCCTGACGCAGCGCATCCGCAACCGCGGCCTGCGTGATGCCGTAGGCGCGCAGCTTGTCGGGATCGAGCACGACCTGGTACTGGCGCACCATGCCGCCGATGCTCGCGACTTCCGAGACGTCCGGCACCGCCTTCAGCTCGAACTTCAGGAACCAGTCGTTGAGCGCGCGCAGTTGCCCGAGATCGTGATGGCCGGTGCGATCGACGAGCGCGTACTCGTACACCCAGCCGACGCCGGTCGCATCGGGCCCGAGCGACACGGTCGCGCCGGCCGGCAGCCGGCTCTGCACCTGGCTCAGGTACTCGAGCACGCGCGAGCGCGCCCAGTATGGATCGGTGTGGTCGTCGAACAGCACGTAGACGAACGCGTCGCCGAACGACGAGTACGCGCGCACGGTTTTCGCGCCCGGTACGCCGAGCAGCGTCGTCGTCAACGGATAGGTGACCTGATCCTCAACGACCTGAGGCGCCTTGCCCGGATAAGACGCCTTCACGATCACCTGCGTGTCCGACAGGTCGGGCAATGCGTCGAGCGGCGTCTGGCGCAGCGAATGAACGCCCCATGCCGCGATCAGCACGGTGGCCAGCAGCACGAGGAAGCGGTTCCGGACCGACCAGAGAATGATGCGCGCGATCATCGTTCGCCCCCCTGCGGCTCGACCTTCGTCAGCCGGTAGCCGTCGTCGGTCTGCATGAACGCGAAACGCACGGTCTGGCCCGGCTTCACGTCCGGGAATGCCCGGGCCGTGGGCTTGCCGAACGCCATCGTCATCGCACCCCAGCCGAGCGCCGGCACCGGTTGATGCGAGAACGTGATGTCGTCGGCCGTAACCTTCTCGACCTTGCCGGTGGTTTCATAGACCGGCGCGGCGGCCGCCGTGGCGGATGCTGCCGCGCTTGCTCCCGCCGCGCGTTCCAGCCGCGGCAGCACGCTTTTCAGGCTGGCTTCCGAATCGATCAGGAACTGCCCCGACGCGACGACCGTGTCGCCTTCGTGCAACCCGTCGAGCACTTCCGTATCGCCGCCGACGTCGTTGCCGACCGTGACCGATACCGGTTGAAGCCGGCCGTCGCCGTCCTTCACGATGACGATCGTGCGCTTGCCGGTCGCGATCACGGCCTCGGACGGCACGAGCAGGCGCGACACCGCGTCCTTCGCGGCGACGCGCACGCGCATCAGCATGCCGGGCGTGAGCTTCAGCGCTGCGTTGTCGATCTCCACGCGCGCCTGCAGCGTACGGCTGCCGGTGCTGATGCCGGGCAGCACCTCGCGAATCCGTCCGCTGAAATGCCGCGCCGGATCGCCCGCGAACGTCGCGTCGACCGACATCCCCGGCTGTACGTTCAGCGCAAGCGCTTCCGGCACCTCGACGATCAGCCACAGCGTCGACAGCCCGGCGATCTTCGCGAGCGTCTGACCGGGTGCGACCATCGCGCCGTCGCGCACGTTCAGCTCGCTCACGACGCCCGTTTCCGGCGCGGCGAGCACGACATGCGTCTGCGCGCGGCCCGTGCGATCGAGCGCCGCGATCATGCCGTCCGGAATCGACAGCGCCCGCATCCGTGCGCGTGCCGCATCGAGCAGGCTGCCGTCCATTCCACCGCGCCTCAGCGCGAGATACTCTTCCTGCGGCGCGAGCCAGTCGGGCACGAACAGCGACGCGACCGGTGCGCCCTTCGCGATGTGCTGCATCGGCGCCCGCGCGTACAGACGGTCGATATAGCCCGTGACGCGCGACTGCACGACGTCCGCGCGCGATTCGTCGAACTGCGTGGTGCCCACCGCGTCGAAGCCTGCCGCCGTCTGCTGCCGGCGGACGGCCGCATAACGAATGCCGAGGTTCTGCTGCAGGCCCGGATCGATCCGGATGCCCGAGGCATTGCCGCCTTCGTCCGCATAGACGGGCTGCAACTGCATGTCCATGAACGGCGATTTGCCCGGTTTATCGAAGTGCTGGTTCGGTACCATCGGGTCGTGCCAGTACAGCACCTTGCGTGCTGCTTGCGGATCGTGCGCGCTCGTCGCCGCGCCGCCCGCCGCATGGCGGACGCCCGCGACATAGCCGGCGCCGGCGAGCGCCGCGCCGGCGAACGCCATCAGCGCCGCGCGCGCCAGTGATTGCTTGGTCATGGTGATCTCCTTCACTGCGCGGCGGCCATCGCCGACGGTACAACCTGATATTCGAGCTGCGCCCAGGTCTGCGACACGTCGCGCCTGAGATCCAGCACCCGCAACTGCGCATCGAGTTGCGCGCGCCGCGCGGCGAACGTGTCGGCGAGCGCCCCGGTGCCGGCCCGGTACGCGGCCGTCGCGAGTTGCACGCGCTGATCGGCGGCAGGCAGCAGCGCGGTGCTCAGGTTCGCGATGCGTTCGCGGCCGCTTGCCAGCGTTTCGGATTGCGTACGGATATCGGCCTGCACCTGACGTAGCGTGTCCTCGTACATCAGGCGCGCCTTCGTCTCGAGCGCGGCCTTCTCGGCGACGTCGCGATTCTGGCGGTTCTTGCGATTGAGCGGCAGCGGGATCGAGACGCCGACCGACACCATGTTCGAATACGCGCCGCCGCGCTGCTGGTACGCGATCTCCCACGTCCAGTTCGGGCTGCGCTCGCTGTTCGCGACCGCCGTGTCGGCCTCGGCCACTGCGATGTCGTCCGCCGCGGCGACCAGCGCGGGCTGCGACAGGCGCAGTTCGTCCGGCGGCAGCGACGACACGAAGGATTCCGGCGCGGGCGGCGCTCCCGTCACGTCGGCCACCGGAACGGCCGTCCAGCGGGCCAGCGCGATGAGCGCGGTGCGATACGCCTGCTGCGCCTTGAGCACCTGATCCTGCGTTTGCGCGAGCATCGCGCGCGCCTGCACGACGTCGCCCGCGCTCGCCTTCGCGCCGCGATACGACGCCTGCGTCGCCTCGAGTTCGTGGTTCATGTGACCGAGCAACGCCTGCTGGAGCGCGAGCGCCTGCTTCGCGTAGACGGCATCGAGCCACGCCGTCGCGGTCTGCTGGCGCACGGCGGCGAGTTGCGCGAGATAGCCCGCGTGCTCGCGGCCGACCTGCTCGTTGGCGAGCGCCGTACGTAGCCGCCGCTTGTCGCCGGACACCCACTCCTGCTCGATGCCGATACGGCGCATCGTCATGAAGTCCTGGCCGACGGTGAAGCGCTGACCGCCGTTGACCGGCAGGTTGTCGATGCCGGCCTTGAGCATCGGGTCCGGCAATTGGCCGGCCCGGACGGCCGCTTCGGAACGCGCGAGCACGGAAGCCTGCGCGGCCTGCATCGAAGCGGAATGATCGGTGGCGGACTGCAGCGCGGCGTCCAGCGTAAAGGGTGGCTGCTGCGCGTGAACCGCGCCCGCCACCAGCAGCGCCGCCCAAAGCATAGGCGCGCGCCGGCGCGCACGCCGCGTACGCGGCGTGCTGAAATCGAATGACATGGTGTAACCCCAAGTCGGAACCCAAAGGGATTCCACGTCCTGCGCACAGGACGAACCTCACCGCGTGGGCGGTGAACCGGTCAGATCGGGATCAGCTGATGCGTGGAGGGCGCCACAACCCGCTCGGGTCGCGGACCGGGACGGACTGCGTGTAGTGGAAGACGATCGTGCTGGCGAATGCAGCGGGACGGCTGACGTCGGTGCGCGCGGCCGGGTGATAGAGACTGCCGAACTGGCATTGGGCCGTCACCTTGCAGGCCATGCCCTTGGCCTTGGCTTTGGCCTTCGCGTGATCGGCGGATGACGGCTGCATCGAATCGCAGTCGCTCATGTCGGCGGACATGGCCATGTTCATGCCGGTGTCCGAATCCATCGACATCGTGTGCTGCATCGGACATTCACCGGTCAGGCCGCTGGCTGCCAGCCCACTGATGGGCAGCACCGCGCAGAGCAGCAGCAGGATGAAGGTCCGAAGCCATTTCATGGCCGCGATTATAGCGCGGCCGATTGCTGCGTGGCGGCGCGTCGATACGGCGGAATGACGCGCCGCCGCCGCGCATTACTTCAGCAGGTTGTCCGCCGCCAGCACGGCCTGCACGGCCGGCCGCGCGCGCACGCGCTCGTACCACGCGCGCAGATGCGCGTGCCGGCTCAGGTCGATATCCGCGTGGTACACCGAGCGCATCCAGTCGGCCTTGCCCCAGCCGGTGAGCGCGAACAGATAGGCATCGGCGACCGTGAACGTATCGCCCGTCAGGAACGTCCGGCCTTCGAGCTGGCGGTCGATCCATGCGAAGCGGCTGTCGAGCTTCTGCCGGACGGGCTCCACGTACTTCCCGGCCTGCACCGCATACAGCAGCGGAATGAACCCCTTGTGGATCTCGGTGCCGAGGAAGTTGAGCCATTCCATCAGCCGGTAGCGCGCGAGCGTGCCGTAAGCCGGTGCGAGCGCGGCTTCCGGGCGCTGGTCCGCGAGATACTGCGAGATCACCGGGCCTTCGCGCAGTATCGTGCCATCGGCGAGTTCGAGCAGCGGCACGTAGCCGAGGTCGGTCACGTCGTAGTAGTTGCGGCCGTCTTCGACGACATGCTTGCGTGCGTCGACCTTGACGATCTCCGCGTCGATATTGCCTTCGCGCAGCACGATGCAGATCGCCTGCGAACAGCTGCCGGGAGCGTGATAGAGCTTCATGCGTTTCCTTCGTGGGTTGTCCATGTATCGATTCGCCGCGACGCGGGCGCTAATATCTCGCATCGGCGCAGCGCTGAGAAGACGGCAGTCGTTTGTGCCGTAGTCACAAAAAATTTACCGACCAGGGTTCAGCACGATGAAAACGAGTGCGACAGGATGTTCCGTTGAAGAAGCGATGCGCCTGCTCGGCGGCCGCTGGCGGCTGTTGCTGGTGTCGTATCTGCTCGACGGGCCGAGGCGTTTCAGCGACCTGCGCCGCGACATGCCGGGCATCTCGCAACGCATGCTGACGCTCGACCTGCGCGCACTGGAGGATGCAGGGCTCGTGCGACGGACCGTCTATCCGGAAGTGCCGGTGCGTGTCGAGTACGATCTGACCGCGGACGGTGACCGGCTGCGGCCCGTGGTCGACGTGATGCGCGAATTCGGGCTGTGGCTGAAAGCGCGCGATGTCGATGCGACGTGCGATACCGGCGCGACGCTCGAAGTGGCGATCGAAATGCAACCCGATTGCCCCGGTAACCCCAGATAACCCATACGCAGGAACCTACGTTCATGGAACTTCACGCTACCGTCGGCGCGGCGACGTCCGACCTCGACGACGACGAAAGCTTCGCCAACATCTACTGTCACGATGCGGAGCAGGATTATTGCTTCGCGCTGTCGCGCTTTCCGGACGACGCGCTGATCGAAGTGATGGTGCGCGACCAGATCAACTGGCGCGTCAAGGATCTGTCGGTGCGACTGACGGACGATACGATCGACGTCGAGATCGAACCGGGCATCGCCGCGCGTCTCGACGGCCAAACGCGTTACGTCATCCATCTCGCACCCGGCCAGTACGATCCGGTCACGCTGCGCGCCGCGCTGAAGGAGATCTTCGTCGGCAAGGACGGCTTTCAGGACGACAGCTCGCGCGGCTGACCGATTGGCCGCGCACTCCCTCCGTTCACGCCGATAACCGCTCATGACGCGCACCTTGCCACTCCAACCGTTTCCACGCGTTGCCGCACTGCTGCTCGCCGCGTGCGCAACGCTGGCCTCCGCCGCGCATGCGGCCAAACCGCTGCTCACGTTCACAGCGTCGCGGCTTATGATCTTCTTCCACTGCATCGCATTTGATTGCTCCGGCCCTCGCTCACCGCCCCCTTTACGCGATCTCCGATTCATCCAGCGAATCACGCACCTCCACCTCATTAACATCGCCGCCGGGCCAGACCCAAAGCTGCCAGTTGTCGATAAGCCATTGATTCGATATACAATCCGAATTAGGTTGCTCCGGGAATACTACATAACAATTTATTCCAGCCTTATAACCACTAACCGTGATAAGGCCAAGTCTTCCAGTTTCACCTGGCGCTTCACAGACCATCATCACCACGCGACTTTCAAATGGTTTTCCTGCGGCAAAACGAAGTAACGCACCTCGCTTTAAAAAGAAGTCCGAGCTCTCAGTTAACCTTATCCAATTCATCATTTCAATTCCAGATCAAGTCGCCCCGACATATCCGCCGGCTTTGTAGGTTTAAGCTCAAGCCTGCTGATTTCACCCATATGCCCCGTTCTCCCATTCACCATCTCAAAGCGACCGTATTGAGAGTCAACAGCATGTAAAGCTCCATCATCCGATCGATATACATCTCATCCATTAATACGACTAAGCTAAGAATTATTTTTCCAACCATTATCCGCCGCGACTGCTTGAGCAGTCTGCTTCACTTGTGCAACTCGCTCACCCGGGGGAAGGGTAACAAGTGACTTCTCAAACGAATCACGAGCAGACTTATCACCAGAATCCCCTTCAACCGAATTTACAACGGCCTGTACAATCTGCCTGAGCGAATCCGGTGTGGCCGATGTGATTAGCTCCCCAAATTGCTGCGGCCCCGGATTCGGAGTCACCAGCCCTCCTGCCTTCGCACCCGAATCAAGCTCTGTCGCCGGATCGGCAATCACGCCGTCGCCCTTGCCTGCCGTCTCGCCCTTGTACCCCGGTAGTTTGAATCGAGCGAGCCAGCCGCGAACCGGGACATCGGCGCGACCTGATTGTTCTCAACCTCGATATTGCCAGCACTGGTCGCGGTTGCTACATTCTGCCCCGACATTGTCTCGATGCCCGCAATCAGGCTGGCCACCAGATTGGCGCGCGCTTCGCGCTCCGACGCAGACAGGTTCGTTGAAGGCGCAAGCAGACTGCCTAACGCGAAGCTCGCCGTCGCCCCCATTGCGCCCGCGCCACAACTCTGGCTGCTGGCAGCCGCGCCTGCAACCACCGTCGGCTGCGAGGCTGTCGTCCCGCGCGCCTAACGCGCCGATGCCTTGCCGATATGCGAGCGTCCCGTCGAACTGTGCAATACCAAAGTAGTGGCGATCGGTCAGGCCAAATTCGACGAACATGTTGTTGCGGCACTGCTGGGGAATTTCGGTATCCTCGATGAAGCTTTGCCCGAATCGACGCGACAATCGAAATTGCGCACCAAACACGTCATTCTGGCTGCGCGACAACACGCGGTTTAGCTTGAAATCGACGGTTTTCGAATTGCCGCT
It encodes the following:
- a CDS encoding efflux RND transporter periplasmic adaptor subunit; amino-acid sequence: MTKQSLARAALMAFAGAALAGAGYVAGVRHAAGGAATSAHDPQAARKVLYWHDPMVPNQHFDKPGKSPFMDMQLQPVYADEGGNASGIRIDPGLQQNLGIRYAAVRRQQTAAGFDAVGTTQFDESRADVVQSRVTGYIDRLYARAPMQHIAKGAPVASLFVPDWLAPQEEYLALRRGGMDGSLLDAARARMRALSIPDGMIAALDRTGRAQTHVVLAAPETGVVSELNVRDGAMVAPGQTLAKIAGLSTLWLIVEVPEALALNVQPGMSVDATFAGDPARHFSGRIREVLPGISTGSRTLQARVEIDNAALKLTPGMLMRVRVAAKDAVSRLLVPSEAVIATGKRTIVIVKDGDGRLQPVSVTVGNDVGGDTEVLDGLHEGDTVVASGQFLIDSEASLKSVLPRLERAAGASAAASATAAAAPVYETTGKVEKVTADDITFSHQPVPALGWGAMTMAFGKPTARAFPDVKPGQTVRFAFMQTDDGYRLTKVEPQGGER
- a CDS encoding TolC family protein produces the protein MSFDFSTPRTRRARRRAPMLWAALLVAGAVHAQQPPFTLDAALQSATDHSASMQAAQASVLARSEAAVRAGQLPDPMLKAGIDNLPVNGGQRFTVGQDFMTMRRIGIEQEWVSGDKRRLRTALANEQVGREHAGYLAQLAAVRQQTATAWLDAVYAKQALALQQALLGHMNHELEATQASYRGAKASAGDVVQARAMLAQTQDQVLKAQQAYRTALIALARWTAVPVADVTGAPPAPESFVSSLPPDELRLSQPALVAAADDIAVAEADTAVANSERSPNWTWEIAYQQRGGAYSNMVSVGVSIPLPLNRKNRQNRDVAEKAALETKARLMYEDTLRQVQADIRTQSETLASGRERIANLSTALLPAADQRVQLATAAYRAGTGALADTFAARRAQLDAQLRVLDLRRDVSQTWAQLEYQVVPSAMAAAQ
- a CDS encoding glutathione S-transferase C-terminal domain-containing protein encodes the protein MKLYHAPGSCSQAICIVLREGNIDAEIVKVDARKHVVEDGRNYYDVTDLGYVPLLELADGTILREGPVISQYLADQRPEAALAPAYGTLARYRLMEWLNFLGTEIHKGFIPLLYAVQAGKYVEPVRQKLDSRFAWIDRQLEGRTFLTGDTFTVADAYLFALTGWGKADWMRSVYHADIDLSRHAHLRAWYERVRARPAVQAVLAADNLLK
- a CDS encoding winged helix-turn-helix transcriptional regulator produces the protein MKTSATGCSVEEAMRLLGGRWRLLLVSYLLDGPRRFSDLRRDMPGISQRMLTLDLRALEDAGLVRRTVYPEVPVRVEYDLTADGDRLRPVVDVMREFGLWLKARDVDATCDTGATLEVAIEMQPDCPGNPR
- the imm45 gene encoding Imm45 family immunity protein, which gives rise to MMNWIRLTESSDFFLKRGALLRFAAGKPFESRVVMMVCEAPGETGRLGLITVSGYKAGINCYVVFPEQPNSDCISNQWLIDNWQLWVWPGGDVNEVEVRDSLDESEIA